The sequence TCTTATATTAGGTTCTTGTGCTCATAATAATGCAGTATATCCAAAAATGTTACCTGTGATAGAAAAATTAAAAAATTACGGGCTTAAAAATAGATATTTAGGAATATTTGGAAATATGATGTGGAGCGGTGGAGGAGTTAAAGCTTTAGAATGTTTTGCAAATGAAGTAAAAGGAATCGAACAAATTGGAGAATCTGTTGAGGCTAAAGGAGCTCCAGATGAAGAGATTGTAAATAGATTAAAAAAATTAGCTAAAGAAATGGCTGATAAAATTTTAGCATAAAAGAGAGGGTTATTAGATGTATATAGTTTTTGATGTAGGGAATACTCACATGTGTACTAGCATATTAAGAAATGATGGATTTGTTTTGGAGACTTTTAGAAAATCAACTGATGAAAAGACTACAGAGGATGAATTTTATACTTTTTTTAAAAGTATGCTTGAGGTTAATGAAATTAAAATAGATGAGATTAAAGGAATGATGGTTTCATCTGTGGTACCTATGGTAACTCAAATGTTAAAATATTTTGCAAAAAAATATTTTGATATTGATATTTTTGTAGTAGATATTAATAAGAAATTACCATTTACATTTGAAGAGGGAAATAATCCTAAAGGTATGGGGCCAGATAGGATAATAGATATAGTACAAGCTTTAAAGGAATATCCAGATAGAAATTTAATTATATTTGATTTTGGGACAGCTACAACTTATGAGGTCTTAAAAAAGAATGTTTATGTTGGTGGAGGAATATTTCCTGGAATAAGAACAACATTTAATGCTTTATTTGGAAGAACAGCTAGATTACCAAAGGTTGACTATTGTGAAATTGATACTGTTTTAGGAAAAGATACAGTGGAACAAATTCAAGCAGCAATATTTAACGGCTATATAGGTCAGGTAAAATATTTAATTGAAAAAATAAAAGAAGAATTAGGTGAAGATTGTTTTGTTATAGCCACAGGAGGTCTTAGCAAAATAATGGGTGAAAAAATTAAAGAAATAGATGTTTGTAGTTCAAAATTAAGTATTAGAGGAATATATACTCTATATAAAATGAATTTAAAGTAAATATAAAAGCCTTGGTAAAAACCAAGGCTTTTTCATTAAAATAATAATCCAAGATAATAAATATAAGAATTTTCAATATGTTCTTCAAAAGCTTTAATAGCTTCTTCTTTTTTACCATCTAAAATTAAATCGATAATGTGAATATGTTCGTCATTAGATGTAAAAATTCTTTCCATGCTTCTTTTATCAAAAGAAAGTTTTCTAACTCTAATAAGATGTTCAAATGTTGTTTTCATCATAGACTGTACAAAAACGTTGTCAACAGAATTTAAAAAATATAGATGAAAATCGTTATCTAATTTATCTCTATCTTCTTGAGATAAAGAATTGTAGGCTTCAAATCTTTTCTTAAAAATTTTTAATTTTATTTCTGAAAGATTTGGGAAAGCCATTCTTACAATAACAGGCTCAAAATTTTTCCTCGCTTGGAAAATATTATTTAACATAGTTTCATCAACTTCTGTTACAAACATTCCTTTTCTTGGAAGACTTGTAATCCAAAGTTCAGATTCTAGTCTTGCCAGTGCTTCTCTTATAGGTGTTCTACTTACATCAAGTAATTCACTTAGCTTTTTTTCTTCTAAATAATCACCAGGTCTAAATTCAACATCCATAATTTTATGCTTAATAAGGTCATAGGCCTTTTCTTTTAAATTTAAGTAACCTTCCATAATTTCCTCCTCTAAAATACAGTCTTTTCTAAAAAAGACTACTCTTAGTATACAATTAAAAAATAAAAGTATCAAGGAAAAATTTTAAAAATATAGAAGAAATTTTAATAATATGATAAAATTATAATATAAAATTTAAGGAAAGGTGAAAAGTGAAGGATAAAAATATAAGATTAATAGTGACGGATTTAGATGGGACTTTTGTTAACAAAAGTAAAGAAGTTACAAAAACAAATAGAAAAGCAGTAAATTCCTTAATAGAAAAAGGGCTAGAATTTGTAGTAGCTTCTGGAAGAGATTATACAAGTATAAAGGATATAACTAAGGATATTAAGAAGATAAGATATCATATTTGTTTGAACGGGGCTAAGATTTATAAAAATGATGAAATAATATATCAAAAAACTGTAGATAAAGATATTTGTTTTGATATATTGAAAAAAGCTACAGAAATGAATATAAATTATAGTGGTACAGCAGGAAAAGATATATGTTATTCTCAACTGGATACTGAATATTATAAAGAATTTTCTCTTGAGGAAAAAAACTTTAATTTTATTTCAAATGAGGATAAGAAAAATATAGTTGCCAAAGATTTTGAAAAGATGGTTTTTTATGGAGATTTGGATCATTTAAAAATTTTAAGAGATTATGTTGAAAATAAATATTCTTCAGTAGTAAATGTTTTTGTCTCTGGGGATAGAATAATGGATATTGTTAATATTGAATCTAATAAAGGAAATGCACTTAAGATAGTATCAAAAGATTGCGGAGTTTCTCTAGATGATGTAATAGCTTTTGGAGATAATGAAAATGACTTAGCTATGTTAGAAGAGGCAGGTTTAGCTGTAGCTGTTAAAAATGCAAAGGAAATAGTAAAGAAAAGAATAGAAGAAATAACAGATTCCAATGAAGAAAGTGGAGTTGGAAATTACTTGAACAAATATTTTAAATTATAAATTACTAGGAGGGAAAATGAAATTTATTTCATGGAATGTTAACGGAATTAGAGCTTGTGTAAAAAAGGGATTTTTAGATTTCTTCAGTGAGGCAGATGCAGATATATTTTGTCTTCAAGAAACTAAATTACAAGCAGGACAAATAGATTTAGAATTAGAAGGGTATCATCAATATTGGAATTATGCAGAAAGAAAAGGATATTCAGGTACAGCTTTATTTACAAAGGTAAAACCTATTGAAGTAACTTATGGAATGGGAATAGAAGAGCATGATAAGGAAGGAAGAATAATAACTGCAGAATACGAAGATTTTTATTTTGTAACTATTTATACTCCAAATTCAAAAACAAAATTAGAAAGATTAGATTATAGAATGATTTGGGAAGATGAATTCAAATCATATTTAAAAGGATTAGAAAAAACTAAACCTGTTGTTTTTTGTGGAGATTTAAATGTAGCTCATAAAGAAATAGATTTAAAAAACCCAAAAGCAAATAGAAAAAATGCAGGATTTACAGATGAAGAAAGAGGGAAATTTGATAATTTAGTTAATGATGGATTTATAGATACTTTCCGTTATTTCTATCCTGATGCAATAGAAAGATATTCTTGGTGGTCATATAGATTTAATGCAAGATCAAGGAATGCAGGCTGGAGAATAGATTATTTCATGGTTTCAGAATCTTTAGCTGATAAATTAGAATCAGCAGAAATTCATAGTGAAATATTAGGTTCAGATCATTGCCCAGTTGAAGTTATTATAAAATAATTAAATTAAAAAGCAGCATTTTTTTCATGCTGCTTTTTTTTATTTCACACATGTTTTTTTATTAAGATATAATCTAAATAATTCTGAAACAACAAGGAAACCTAAAATTATAGCTCCGCAAACAATAAGTGTTTCAGCTCCTTTTTTTAAGGCCATAGAGTATTTTTTATTTATAAGATAAAACATAGTATAATAAGCTCCTCCTCCAGGAACAAGTGGAGTTAATGTTGGAATTAATGCAGAGGTTATGGGAGTTTTAAAATAGATAGCTATTAGTTGTGAAACAAAAGTTATCCAAGCTCCAGCTAAAAAGAAAGAAATTCCAATAGAAAATCCAAGTTTAGTTGTAAATAAATATATTATCCACCCAATAGCTCCACCGATAGCAGACCAAAATGCAATTTTTCCACGGACATTAAATATAATTGTAAATCCAACAACACTTAAGATAGAAAAGATAAATTGAGTTATCAATATATAACACCTCCCATGAAAGTAAATATTTTAAAAACAAGTCCAACTCCCACAGAAAGTGAAGCGGCTACCATAATAACTTCCATTAATCTAGAACTTCCTGCCATTAAATCTCCAGCAATAAAATCTCTCATTGCATTTGCAAAGGCTAGTCCAGGAACTAATATCATAAGACAAGCAATAATAATAATTGAAGTTTTTTCAGTATATCCAAGATAAGTAGCAACACATGCAACAGTTGTACATGCAGCGCTTCCTGCAATATTTACTAAAACTCCATTA is a genomic window of Fusobacterium sp. JB019 containing:
- a CDS encoding type III pantothenate kinase, which encodes MYIVFDVGNTHMCTSILRNDGFVLETFRKSTDEKTTEDEFYTFFKSMLEVNEIKIDEIKGMMVSSVVPMVTQMLKYFAKKYFDIDIFVVDINKKLPFTFEEGNNPKGMGPDRIIDIVQALKEYPDRNLIIFDFGTATTYEVLKKNVYVGGGIFPGIRTTFNALFGRTARLPKVDYCEIDTVLGKDTVEQIQAAIFNGYIGQVKYLIEKIKEELGEDCFVIATGGLSKIMGEKIKEIDVCSSKLSIRGIYTLYKMNLK
- a CDS encoding GntR family transcriptional regulator, with translation MEGYLNLKEKAYDLIKHKIMDVEFRPGDYLEEKKLSELLDVSRTPIREALARLESELWITSLPRKGMFVTEVDETMLNNIFQARKNFEPVIVRMAFPNLSEIKLKIFKKRFEAYNSLSQEDRDKLDNDFHLYFLNSVDNVFVQSMMKTTFEHLIRVRKLSFDKRSMERIFTSNDEHIHIIDLILDGKKEEAIKAFEEHIENSYIYYLGLLF
- a CDS encoding HAD family hydrolase, which codes for MKDKNIRLIVTDLDGTFVNKSKEVTKTNRKAVNSLIEKGLEFVVASGRDYTSIKDITKDIKKIRYHICLNGAKIYKNDEIIYQKTVDKDICFDILKKATEMNINYSGTAGKDICYSQLDTEYYKEFSLEEKNFNFISNEDKKNIVAKDFEKMVFYGDLDHLKILRDYVENKYSSVVNVFVSGDRIMDIVNIESNKGNALKIVSKDCGVSLDDVIAFGDNENDLAMLEEAGLAVAVKNAKEIVKKRIEEITDSNEESGVGNYLNKYFKL
- a CDS encoding exodeoxyribonuclease III → MKFISWNVNGIRACVKKGFLDFFSEADADIFCLQETKLQAGQIDLELEGYHQYWNYAERKGYSGTALFTKVKPIEVTYGMGIEEHDKEGRIITAEYEDFYFVTIYTPNSKTKLERLDYRMIWEDEFKSYLKGLEKTKPVVFCGDLNVAHKEIDLKNPKANRKNAGFTDEERGKFDNLVNDGFIDTFRYFYPDAIERYSWWSYRFNARSRNAGWRIDYFMVSESLADKLESAEIHSEILGSDHCPVEVIIK
- a CDS encoding threonine/serine exporter family protein, giving the protein MITQFIFSILSVVGFTIIFNVRGKIAFWSAIGGAIGWIIYLFTTKLGFSIGISFFLAGAWITFVSQLIAIYFKTPITSALIPTLTPLVPGGGAYYTMFYLINKKYSMALKKGAETLIVCGAIILGFLVVSELFRLYLNKKTCVK